In a genomic window of Venatoribacter cucullus:
- the kdsA gene encoding 3-deoxy-8-phosphooctulonate synthase, producing MIEAVKVAGLNVRNDAPFVLFGGMNVLESRDLALSICEHYVKVTEKLGIPYVFKASFDKANRSSINSYRGPGLDEGLKIFEEIKKTFNVPLITDVHEPCQAAPVAEVVDVIQLPAFLARQTDLVVAMAKTGAAINVKKPQFLAPHEMRHIISKFAEAGNEQVMLCERGSCFGYNNLVVDMLGMDEMKTMAPVIFDATHALQRPGGRADSADGRRQQAFQLARAGMALGIAGLFLEAHPNPAQAKCDGPCALPLDKLEPYLAQMKAVDELVKSFVPVVID from the coding sequence ATGATTGAGGCCGTGAAAGTTGCCGGACTGAACGTCCGTAACGATGCCCCCTTTGTGCTGTTTGGTGGCATGAACGTACTGGAAAGCCGCGATCTGGCGCTGTCCATCTGCGAACACTATGTGAAAGTGACCGAAAAGCTCGGTATTCCCTATGTGTTTAAAGCATCGTTCGACAAGGCCAACCGTTCGTCCATTAATTCCTACCGTGGTCCGGGGCTGGATGAAGGCCTGAAGATTTTTGAAGAGATCAAAAAGACCTTCAATGTGCCGCTGATTACCGATGTGCACGAGCCCTGTCAGGCGGCACCGGTGGCCGAGGTGGTGGATGTTATCCAGCTGCCGGCCTTTCTGGCGCGGCAGACCGATCTGGTGGTGGCGATGGCGAAAACCGGCGCTGCCATTAACGTAAAAAAACCGCAATTTCTGGCCCCGCACGAAATGCGCCACATCATCAGCAAGTTTGCCGAAGCTGGTAATGAGCAGGTGATGCTGTGCGAGCGCGGTTCCTGCTTTGGTTACAACAACCTGGTGGTGGACATGCTGGGCATGGATGAAATGAAAACCATGGCGCCGGTGATTTTCGATGCCACCCATGCGCTGCAGCGTCCGGGTGGCCGTGCCGATTCTGCTGATGGTCGCCGCCAGCAGGCATTCCAGCTGGCCCGGGCCGGTATGGCGCTGGGCATTGCCGGTTTGTTTCTGGAAGCCCACCCGAACCCGGCGCAGGCCAAATGTGACGGTCCGTGCGCGTTGCCGCTGGATAAACTTGAGCCTTATCTGGCCCAGATGAAGGCGGTGGATGAGCTGGTGAAGTCTTTTGTGCCGGTTGTGATTGATTGA
- the rpsT gene encoding 30S ribosomal protein S20: protein MANSAGSRKRARQAIKRRARTVALRSMVRTYIKKVHAAVASNDYDQAQAAFTKTQPYIDKMVNKGILHKNTAGRIKSRLNAKVFALKG from the coding sequence GTGGCAAATTCCGCTGGTTCTCGTAAACGCGCCCGTCAGGCTATCAAACGTCGTGCTCGCACTGTAGCCCTGCGCTCAATGGTTCGTACTTACATCAAGAAAGTACACGCCGCTGTTGCAAGCAACGACTATGATCAAGCTCAGGCCGCATTTACCAAGACTCAACCTTACATCGACAAGATGGTGAACAAGGGCATTCTGCATAAGAATACCGCTGGTCGCATCAAAAGCCGTCTGAACGCTAAGGTATTCGCTCTGAAAGGTTAA
- the murJ gene encoding murein biosynthesis integral membrane protein MurJ produces the protein MAEQAQPPVPPANKNPGLLRSSSIVSLMTLLSRVLGLIRDVVVAQYFGARADPFFVAFKIPNFFRRLFAEGAFSVAFVPVLSEYRRLRPLDEVRLLVARVSGVLGSALLAVTVAAIMLADYLPWVFAPGFRSDPAKFALTADLLRITFPYLLFISLAAFASSVLNSYGRFAVPAFTPVLLNVCLIIATVYATPLFEEPLFALAWGVFFAGLVQMLFQLPFIARLGLLVRPQYQPKDEGVRRIGGLMVPALFGVSVSQINLLLDTLLASFLEPGSVSWLYYSDRLNNLPLGVFAIAIGVVILPALSGRHAAQEQDGFSRTLDWAVRLVLLIAVPASLALMVLATPLMATIFYYGEITAYDVAQMSLSLQAYGAGLLAFMLIKVLAPGFYARQDTKTPVKIGIQAMVVNMVLNLILVFPFAHAGLALATSLSAYFNAYMLYRGLRKAGAYEHQSGWPRFLLIALLANSALLALILLLMGPAAQWLDWSAVQRAGWMTVLVVSSVALYAGVLVAAGLRLRHLRGEVF, from the coding sequence ATGGCAGAACAAGCTCAACCCCCTGTACCGCCCGCCAATAAAAATCCGGGCCTGCTGCGTTCATCGTCCATTGTCAGCCTGATGACCTTGCTCAGCCGGGTGCTGGGGCTGATCCGGGATGTGGTGGTGGCGCAGTATTTCGGCGCCCGTGCCGACCCGTTTTTTGTCGCCTTTAAAATCCCCAATTTTTTCCGTCGTCTGTTTGCCGAAGGGGCATTTTCGGTGGCCTTTGTACCGGTGCTGAGTGAATACCGGCGGTTGCGGCCACTGGATGAGGTGCGCTTGCTGGTGGCGCGGGTATCCGGGGTGCTGGGCAGTGCGCTGCTGGCGGTGACGGTGGCCGCCATTATGCTGGCCGATTATCTGCCCTGGGTATTCGCACCGGGCTTTCGCAGTGACCCGGCAAAGTTCGCCTTAACCGCGGATCTGCTGCGTATTACTTTCCCGTATTTATTGTTTATTTCCCTGGCGGCCTTTGCTTCATCGGTGCTGAACAGCTATGGCCGCTTTGCGGTGCCGGCCTTTACGCCGGTGCTGCTGAATGTCTGTCTGATTATCGCCACGGTTTATGCCACCCCGCTGTTTGAAGAACCCTTATTCGCGCTGGCCTGGGGGGTGTTTTTTGCCGGGCTGGTGCAGATGCTGTTTCAGCTGCCCTTTATTGCCCGGCTGGGGTTGCTGGTGCGGCCGCAGTATCAACCCAAAGATGAGGGGGTGCGCCGTATTGGCGGGCTGATGGTGCCGGCGTTGTTCGGGGTGTCGGTCAGCCAGATCAATCTGCTGCTGGATACCTTGCTGGCATCGTTTCTGGAGCCCGGTTCGGTCAGCTGGCTGTATTATTCTGACCGCCTGAATAACCTGCCACTGGGCGTCTTTGCCATTGCCATCGGCGTGGTGATTCTGCCGGCGCTGTCGGGTCGCCATGCGGCGCAGGAACAGGACGGTTTTTCCCGCACCCTCGACTGGGCTGTGCGGTTGGTATTGCTGATTGCTGTGCCGGCATCGTTAGCGCTGATGGTATTGGCCACGCCCCTGATGGCGACCATTTTTTATTACGGTGAGATTACCGCCTATGACGTGGCGCAGATGAGCCTGAGCCTGCAGGCCTATGGCGCCGGTTTGCTGGCCTTTATGTTAATTAAAGTGCTGGCGCCGGGTTTCTATGCCCGCCAGGACACCAAAACCCCGGTCAAAATCGGTATTCAGGCCATGGTGGTAAACATGGTGCTGAACCTGATTCTGGTATTTCCCTTTGCCCATGCCGGGCTGGCGCTGGCCACCTCGCTGTCGGCCTATTTCAATGCCTATATGCTGTACCGTGGTTTGCGTAAAGCCGGTGCCTATGAGCATCAGAGTGGCTGGCCCCGTTTTCTGCTGATTGCGTTACTGGCCAACAGTGCGCTGCTGGCGTTAATTCTGCTGCTGATGGGGCCGGCCGCGCAATGGCTGGACTGGAGTGCGGTGCAGCGGGCCGGCTGGATGACCGTGCTGGTGGTCAGCAGTGTGGCGCTGTATGCCGGGGTACTGGTGGCGGCGGGGCTGCGTCTGCGCCATTTGCGCGGTGAAGTGTTCTGA
- the ribF gene encoding bifunctional riboflavin kinase/FAD synthetase — protein MRLLRGLHNIPADFRGCAATIGNFDGLHLGHQGILRALKDVAAAQGVPTLVMLFEPQPKEFFAPQAAPARLANLREKLQDLASHHVDYVLCLPFNQALRSMPAQAFIEQILLQALRVKHLIVGDDFRFGCDRSGDYRALAAAGHQHGFQVQDSPTLELDSERVSSTRVRTELSANNLSRVAHLLGRPYRMSGRVAFGRQLGRQLDTPTANVMVNRRQLPLTGVFAVQVTEEESGRRFSGVANCGIKPTVAGVPEPSLEVHLFDFSGNLYHRHLTVEFVHKLRDEQKFAGLAELQQAIAADKQAARQYFAARTAAGH, from the coding sequence ATGCGCCTATTGCGTGGGCTCCATAACATTCCGGCAGACTTCCGCGGTTGTGCGGCAACCATCGGTAATTTCGATGGTCTGCACCTGGGTCATCAGGGGATTTTGCGGGCGCTGAAAGACGTGGCGGCGGCGCAGGGCGTGCCCACGCTGGTGATGCTGTTTGAACCTCAGCCAAAAGAGTTTTTCGCCCCGCAGGCGGCGCCGGCCCGGTTAGCCAATTTACGCGAAAAACTGCAGGATCTGGCCAGCCATCATGTCGATTATGTGTTGTGTCTGCCTTTCAATCAGGCGCTGCGGTCGATGCCGGCGCAGGCCTTTATCGAACAGATTCTGCTGCAGGCGTTACGGGTTAAGCACCTGATTGTCGGTGATGATTTCCGCTTTGGCTGTGACCGCAGTGGTGATTACCGCGCGCTGGCAGCTGCCGGCCACCAACATGGTTTTCAGGTGCAGGATTCGCCCACGCTGGAGCTCGACAGTGAGCGCGTCAGCAGTACCCGCGTGCGTACCGAACTTTCGGCTAATAATCTCAGCCGGGTGGCGCACCTGCTGGGGCGGCCGTACCGGATGTCGGGGCGGGTGGCTTTTGGCCGTCAGCTGGGTCGCCAGCTCGATACGCCCACCGCCAATGTGATGGTTAACCGCCGCCAGTTACCCTTAACCGGTGTGTTTGCAGTGCAGGTGACCGAAGAGGAAAGCGGGCGCCGCTTTAGCGGTGTTGCCAACTGCGGTATCAAGCCCACGGTGGCCGGGGTGCCGGAACCTTCGCTGGAAGTGCACCTGTTTGATTTCAGCGGCAATCTTTACCACCGCCACCTGACGGTGGAGTTTGTGCACAAACTCCGTGATGAACAAAAATTTGCCGGCCTGGCGGAATTACAGCAGGCCATCGCCGCCGATAAACAGGCAGCCCGACAGTATTTTGCGGCCCGCACTGCGGCCGGCCATTAA